The segment GGAAAAATTATTCAGTCTATGAAAAAGGCTAAAAAATCTAATCCGCTTTTCTTACTCGATGAAATTGATAAAATGGGGCAGGATTTTCGTGGAGATCCTTCATCGGCTTTGTTAGAGGTACTCGACCCTGAGCAGAATGGTACCTTTATTGATCATTATTTAGAAGTTGAATATGATCTTTCTGATGTCATGTTTATTACAACGGCTAATACGCTTAATATTCCAGGGCCATTAATGGATCGAATGGAAGTTATTCGTATTGCTGGTTACACTGAATGTGAGAAAATGGAGATTGTTAAGCAGCATCTTTTACCGAAAGCCTTGAAAGACCATTGTTTATCTAAAAAAGAGTTCAGTGTTTCTGATGGTGCGGTAAGATCGATTATTCAATATTATACGCGTGAAGCGGGCGTTCGTAACCTTGAACGTGAATTAATGAAGGTAGCACGTAAATCAGTTACAAAAATTCTTAAAACACATCAAAAATCCGTAAAGATCACAGAAAATAATATTGATGATTTCTTGGGTGTTAAACGTTACCATTATAACCAGATTGAGGGAGAAAATCAGATTGGTGTTGTGACGGGGCTTGCTTGGACAGAGGTTGGTGGAGAGCTATTAACCATTGAAGGGGTGATGATGTCAGGTAAAGGCAAGATGACCGTAACTGGAAATTTGCGTGATATCATGAAAGAATCAATTTCAGCGGCAGCATCTTATGTGCGTTTTCGTGCTGTTGATTTTGGCATTGAACCTCCACTTTTTGATAAACGTGATATACATGTTCATGTTCCAGAGGGTGCTACACCTAAAGATGGTCCATCAGCAGGAATTGCCATGGTAACAGCAATTGTTTCAGTCCTCACAGGAATAGCGGTTCATAAGGATATAGCAATGACTGGTGAAATTACTTTGCGTGGTCGTGTTTTACCGATTGGTGGATTGAAGGAAAAACTGTTGGCAGCTCTTCGAGGAGGGATAAAAAAAGTGCTTATCCCTGAAGAGAATGCAAAAGACTTGGTTGATATTCCCGATGATGTCAAAAACAATATGGAAATTATTCCAGTAAATCATGTGAGTGAAGTTCTTAAACATGCTTTGGTTCATTCCCCTGAGCCTATTGAATGGACAGAACCTCCTACGCTTCCTATACCTATCAGAACAGAGAGCGATAGTGAAGGAGTACAGATTGCACATTGATTCATGAGTCTTTATTTGCAATGGCATTTTCTGAAGCAGCAGAGGGTGTTTTCATGTTTATTTTTTATTTATTTTGCAAAAAAGTAAAAAATTCCGTGAATAACTTTGATTATTGCTAAAAAAACAATGTTTTGAATAAAAATAAGGCTTCTGTTTGCTGTACTTTTCAATAAACTGTCGATAACACGGTTAAGTTGTGTTATCAGCTAATATAGGGAAAGGAAATATTCCATGAATAAAAGTGAATTGGTTAGCTCCGTTGCTGAAAAAGCAGGTGTTTCAAAGGCGCAAGCTGGTTCTGTTGTTGATGCTTTTATCGCTTCTGTAACAGAAGCTTTGGCTTCGGGGGGAGATGTTCGTCTTCCAGGTTTTGGTTCTTTTGAAGTTTCTCATCGTGCCGCTACAAAGGGGCGCAATCCTTCAACGGGTGCTGAAATTGATATTCCAGCACGTTCTGTGCCAAAATTTTCCGCAGGAAAAAGTCTTAAAGAAGCTGTTAATAACAAGTAATTTGAGCAACACTAAAAAACCCGATTTTATTTATAAACGGGTTTTTTTTATGTTCTATTTTCGCTTTTTGCGTGAAGTGCTTTGATATGTGTTGTTTTTGCCTTTTCAATAAAAGGCTTTCTAGTAGACATTCTTATGAATTATAAAGATTGCCTTTTATTTTGTTATGTCGACACAAGATATTTTCATAGAGCAAAAGGTTATGCAGTAATAGAAAAGCCATTATAGTAAGGTATGGCACATGTTCGATTTTTTCTCATTACTATAACGTATTTTATGGCATTATTTATTTTCAAGAATTGAAATATATTTACAATTTCTACGGTGAGAGTTAGAGATCACTTATAATGAAAAAAGTCTTTTAAGTTTCTCATGCTATTTAATAAAAGAGTGCGGTCTTCATAAGTTATAGTAGTCAGTCTTATCAAAAGAATTGAAGACAATTTCACACAAAAAACATCGAGATTTGTTTGACTAGAGAGTGTCTTTTATAAAAAGGAGCTCTTTTGTTCTTTGTCTGCTAACCATTGAAGACAATCATTAAGAGCTCGAGCCGTTAGGGCTTGTTTTTTTGCTATTTTTTTTTCTTTGCTTGACAAGTGTTTTCCTGAGAGCTCAAGAGGATTGATAGGAGGAAAAAGTCCAAAATTAATATTCATTGGTTGGAAGGATTGCCTTTTTTCTTCGTTGTCTACGATATGTCCTCCTGTAATATGGTTCAAAAGGGCTCCAAATGCTGTGGTTAATGGTGGTAGGCAAGGGCATTTATTGTGGTATTCCGCAGCGGCAAAACGCCCAGAAAGAAGCCCTATGGCGGATGATTCGACATAACCTTCACATCCCGTAATTTGTCCAGCAAAACGCAGTTGGGGTTTTTGTTTTAAACGAAGAGTTTGATCAAGAATGATTGGTGAATTGAGATAGGTATTGCGATGGAGTCCACCAAGGCGTGCAAATTCAGCGTTTTCAAGACCAGGAATCATTCTAAAAATACGAACTTGTTCTCCATATTTCAGTTTCGTTTGAAAACCAACCATATTATAGAGGGTTCCAAGCTTGTTATCTTGGCGTAATTGGACGACGGCGTAGGGTTTAATTGTAGGATTATGAGTATTGGTTAATCCCATAGGTTTCATCGGACCATGTCTGAGGGTTTCAAGCCCGCGTTCAGCCATAACTTCAATTGGTAGACATCCATCAAAATAGGGAGTTTTTTCAAAGTCGCGGAATTCTATTTTTTCTGCACTTTTTAATGCTTGAACAAAAGCGTTATATTGTTCTTTATCAAGGGGACAATTAAGATAATCCTTTCCTGTTCCCTCAGGACCGATTTTGTCATAGCGAGATTGATACCAACAGACATCCATATCAATACTATCAGTATAGATAATAGGAGCAATAGCATCAAAAAAGGAAAGTGCTTCTGTTCCGGTTATTTCTTGTATTGCTTGAGCAAGAGTCGGCGAGGTAAGGGGACCTGTTGCAATGATAATATGCAGCCAATCCTCAGGAAGCTTTTGGATTTCCTCACGTTCTATTTTTATAAGAGGGTGATTTTCAAGTGATTCTGTAACAGTTTTAGAAAATCCATCGCGATCCACGGCAAGAGCACTTCCAGCTGGTACTTTATTGGCATCAGCAGCCTTCATGATGAGGGATTTTGCCAATCGCATTTCAGCGTGTAAAAGTCCTACAGCATTTGTAGATGCATCGTCAGAACGAAAAGAATTTGAACAAACCAGTTCGGCAAGTTGATCAGTTTTATGGGCATCAGATTTCTTATGAGGCCGCATTTCATGCAAAACAACAGGGATTCCTGATTGAGCAATTTGCCAGCACGCTTCACTACCTGCTAGACCGCCACCGATGATATGGATTGGAGTATTGGATATATTTAACATAACATACTTTTAACGGAAGCAGTTCTGTATGAAAAGCATAGATTTTTTTTATAATTTGTAAGAATGAGATACATTTGTTTTTTTTAATATATTTGTTTGCTTTTTTTCTTGAATTAATGCTATAGAAACGCCTCCTGTATAAGGTTATTGGCTTTTCAGTTTGAGCGGATGTGGCGAAATTGGTAGACGCACCAGATTTAGGTTCTGGCGGGAGACCGTGGGGGTTCGAGTCCCTCCATCCGCACCAAAGGAATTCTTGAGCACTCAAGATTTCGATGTGTAGAGAATTCCATTTTATGGTTGATTTAACACTTAAGTGTTAGAATGTGGTATTATTATCAGAGTGGGTTGATCCCGTCTCCTCGAGAAAGATAGAGGTTATTTAATGCAGGTTACCGAGACGCTTAATGAAGGATTGAAGCGCGAGATTAAGATTGTGGTTCCGGCGCGAGATTTAGAAGAAAAATTAAATGAACGGTTGAATGATACCAAAGGTAAGATCAAACTTAATGGTTTTCGTCCTGGTAAGGTGCCGGCTGGATACTTAAAGAAGATGTATGGTAAGTCTTTTATGGCGGAAATTCTCAATGAGATAGTCAGTGATGCGCCGCATTCTATTTTAGCTGATCGCAACGAACGTTCAGCATTGCAACCGCAAATTGATATAGATGAAAATGAACAAATTCTGGATGGTAAAGCTGATTTTGTTTTTAATTTAAAATACGAAGTCTTACCAAAATTTGAAATTAAAGATTTTGAAAATATTGAAATTACCCGTGAAATTGCTACCATTCCCGAACAAGAGATTGATGATCAAGTAAAGAAAGTTCTTTCTTCTACACGGAGTTACTCACTAAAAGATGGTCTTTCTGAAGAAGGTGATCGTGTTACAATAGATTATCTTGGTAAGCTTGAGGGTGTTCCATTTGATGGTGGGGCGGGTAGTGATGCACAATTGGTTCTTGGGTCAAAACAGTTTATTCCTGGTTTTGAGGAACAATTAGTTGGTGTAAAAGCGGGTGATACAAAAACGATTTCTGTTAAATTTCCTGATAATTACAATGCGATGCATTTGGCTGGCAAAGATGCAGAATTTGATATCACGGTTAAAGCTGTCTCTAAGCCGGATGCGTTAAAGATTGATGATGAGGCAGCGCAAAAAGTTGGGTTAGAATCGCTTAGTCGCTTACGTGAAGTTGTTCGTGGACAGATTGAAAGTCAGTATGGCTCAATGACACGTCAAAAAATTAAACGTCAAATCCTTGATGCTTTAGATGCTGATTATAATTTTGAGATTCCTGAAGGGCTTTTGGAAATTGAATTTAACAATATATGGACTCAAGTTAATGATGATTTAAAAAAAGCTGGACGCAGTTTTGAGGATGAAGGTGTTACAGAAGAACAGGCACGAGAGGAGTACCGTGTACTTGCACAGCGCCGTGTTCGTCTTGGTTTGGTACTTTCTGAAATTGGAATGAAAGTTGGTGTTAAAGTAAGTGAAGATGAATTAAAAGCAGCTGTCTTTGATCAGGTTCGTCAGTATCCTGGACAAGAGAAGGAGATTATGGATTTTTTCCGCAAGACTCCAGAAGCTGTTGCAAATTTACGTGCTCCAATTTTTGAAGAAAAAGTCATTGATCATTTGTTGGCAAGGATAAAAGTCACAGATAAAGAAGTGTCAGTTGAAGAGCTGATGAAAGAGTATGACGACACAGATTTAATAGAAACAAAGCCAGAAAAGAAGAAATCTGCAGTAAAGGAAAAAACCACAGAGAAAGTTTCAGCTAAGAAAAAAACGACGAAAAAGGGTTAGTATTGAGGTGAACAGAACAGCCCGATGAAATCGGGCTTTTTTATGAGATTTATATTCTAGGCTTGCGGTTAGAGTTGTTTTAGATTAGTCATCAAGTATATTAAGAAAAATTGATAGTGGATTAACAATGGGCATCGTTGATACGCGCACTCCTGATTCTAAACGTTTCATTTCTGGAGCTACAGGTGATTGGGAAGTCATCATTGGCATGGAAGTTCATGCGCAAATCATATCAAATTCAAAACTTTTTTCAGGAGCGTCGACAAAGTTTGGTGCTGAACCAAATAATCACGTATCATTTATTGATGCGGCTATGCCTGGTATGTTACCTGTACTTAATCAGGAATGTGTGCGTCAAGCAGTTCGAACGGGTTTGGGATTAAAGGCGAAGATTAATCTAAAGTCTGTTTTTGATCGTAAGAATTATTTCTATCCAGATTTACCACAAGGATATCAAATTTCTCAATTTCGTTCTCCGATTGTAGGAGAGGGAAAAATTATTATATCGGTTGGTCCAGATTCGAATGGTCAGTTTGAAGACATTGAAATTGGCATTGAAAGATTACATCTTGAGCAGGATGCAGGAAAATCGATGCATGATCAACATCCAACGATGTCTTTTGTAGATCTTAATCGTTCTGGTATCGCTCTTATGGAAATTGTTTCCAAACCGGATATGCGTTCATCAGATGAAGCTAAAGCTTATATGACCAAATTACGTACGATTGTCCGTTATTTGGGAACCTGCGATGGCAATATGGATGAAGGTTCCATGCGTGCTGATGTGAACGTATCAGTTCGTCGTCCTGGTGAGGGTTTTGGAACACGCTGTGAAATTAAAAATGTTAATTCTGTTCGCTTCATTGGGCAAGCGATTGAGTATGAAGCGCGTCGTCAGATTGCAATTTTAGAAGATGGGGGTGTCATAGATCAGGAAACGCGGCTTTTTGATGCAGCTAAAGGTGAGACACGATCTATGCGATCAAAGGAAGAAGCACATGATTATCGTTATTTTCCTGATCCAGATCTTTTACCATTAGAATTTGATCAAGCGTTTGTTGATTCTTTAGCAGCGGAATTACCGGAATTACCAGACGATATAAAAGCACGTTTTATCAATGAAATGGGGTTAACTGCGTATGATGCTTCTATTCTTGTGACAGAAAAAGCTATTGCTGATTATTTTGAAGAAGTAGCATATGGGCGTGATGGTAAGATCGTTGCCAATTGGGTGATTAATGATCTTTTAGGTGCTTTAAATAAAGATAATCGTGGGATTGAAGAGACACCAGTAACACCAAAGCAATTAGGTGCTATTATTGATCTTATCAAAGAAGGAACAATTTCTGGAAAAATCGCTAAAGATCTCTTTGAGATTATTTGGAAT is part of the Bartonella machadoae genome and harbors:
- the trmFO gene encoding methylenetetrahydrofolate--tRNA-(uracil(54)-C(5))-methyltransferase (FADH(2)-oxidizing) TrmFO yields the protein MLNISNTPIHIIGGGLAGSEACWQIAQSGIPVVLHEMRPHKKSDAHKTDQLAELVCSNSFRSDDASTNAVGLLHAEMRLAKSLIMKAADANKVPAGSALAVDRDGFSKTVTESLENHPLIKIEREEIQKLPEDWLHIIIATGPLTSPTLAQAIQEITGTEALSFFDAIAPIIYTDSIDMDVCWYQSRYDKIGPEGTGKDYLNCPLDKEQYNAFVQALKSAEKIEFRDFEKTPYFDGCLPIEVMAERGLETLRHGPMKPMGLTNTHNPTIKPYAVVQLRQDNKLGTLYNMVGFQTKLKYGEQVRIFRMIPGLENAEFARLGGLHRNTYLNSPIILDQTLRLKQKPQLRFAGQITGCEGYVESSAIGLLSGRFAAAEYHNKCPCLPPLTTAFGALLNHITGGHIVDNEEKRQSFQPMNINFGLFPPINPLELSGKHLSSKEKKIAKKQALTARALNDCLQWLADKEQKSSFL
- the tig gene encoding trigger factor, with the protein product MQVTETLNEGLKREIKIVVPARDLEEKLNERLNDTKGKIKLNGFRPGKVPAGYLKKMYGKSFMAEILNEIVSDAPHSILADRNERSALQPQIDIDENEQILDGKADFVFNLKYEVLPKFEIKDFENIEITREIATIPEQEIDDQVKKVLSSTRSYSLKDGLSEEGDRVTIDYLGKLEGVPFDGGAGSDAQLVLGSKQFIPGFEEQLVGVKAGDTKTISVKFPDNYNAMHLAGKDAEFDITVKAVSKPDALKIDDEAAQKVGLESLSRLREVVRGQIESQYGSMTRQKIKRQILDALDADYNFEIPEGLLEIEFNNIWTQVNDDLKKAGRSFEDEGVTEEQAREEYRVLAQRRVRLGLVLSEIGMKVGVKVSEDELKAAVFDQVRQYPGQEKEIMDFFRKTPEAVANLRAPIFEEKVIDHLLARIKVTDKEVSVEELMKEYDDTDLIETKPEKKKSAVKEKTTEKVSAKKKTTKKG
- the gatB gene encoding Asp-tRNA(Asn)/Glu-tRNA(Gln) amidotransferase subunit GatB; its protein translation is MGIVDTRTPDSKRFISGATGDWEVIIGMEVHAQIISNSKLFSGASTKFGAEPNNHVSFIDAAMPGMLPVLNQECVRQAVRTGLGLKAKINLKSVFDRKNYFYPDLPQGYQISQFRSPIVGEGKIIISVGPDSNGQFEDIEIGIERLHLEQDAGKSMHDQHPTMSFVDLNRSGIALMEIVSKPDMRSSDEAKAYMTKLRTIVRYLGTCDGNMDEGSMRADVNVSVRRPGEGFGTRCEIKNVNSVRFIGQAIEYEARRQIAILEDGGVIDQETRLFDAAKGETRSMRSKEEAHDYRYFPDPDLLPLEFDQAFVDSLAAELPELPDDIKARFINEMGLTAYDASILVTEKAIADYFEEVAYGRDGKIVANWVINDLLGALNKDNRGIEETPVTPKQLGAIIDLIKEGTISGKIAKDLFEIIWNEGGDPRQIVEERNMKQVTDSKAIEKAVDEIIAKNSDKVTQAKQKPALVGWFVGQVMKATGGKANPQTVNEQVKKKLGLED
- a CDS encoding HU family DNA-binding protein, giving the protein MNKSELVSSVAEKAGVSKAQAGSVVDAFIASVTEALASGGDVRLPGFGSFEVSHRAATKGRNPSTGAEIDIPARSVPKFSAGKSLKEAVNNK